A genomic stretch from Candidatus Bathyarchaeota archaeon includes:
- a CDS encoding nucleotidyltransferase family protein: MGKVKALVLCGGRGTRLRPITYYLQKTMIPLGYMQRPLLEYIVRLLKFHGITDITFLVDYKAEQIHNYFDNGDRLGVKIRYVQDSQSFKGTGGSVINAYKQGVFNEKDTVLVYYGDIITNISLKDLVSFHKKKNAIATVALASGFVVRVGLADLEKEGKMRGFVEKPTLEKPVSIGIVAFKGEVLKDAQKLAEEKRTMDLMGDIIPHLIQMSKPVYGFVSDAFWYDVGSAEAYEKLDKKKVKDTMSFLF, translated from the coding sequence ATGGGCAAAGTTAAGGCTTTAGTGTTATGCGGAGGCAGAGGGACAAGACTTAGGCCAATCACGTATTATCTCCAAAAAACCATGATTCCGCTTGGTTATATGCAGCGACCTCTTCTCGAATATATAGTTCGCCTTCTCAAGTTTCACGGCATAACTGACATAACCTTCTTGGTGGACTATAAAGCTGAGCAAATCCACAATTACTTTGACAACGGAGACAGATTAGGTGTAAAAATACGCTATGTTCAAGATAGTCAATCATTTAAGGGAACAGGAGGCTCAGTAATTAATGCTTACAAGCAGGGAGTTTTCAATGAAAAGGACACTGTACTTGTTTACTATGGAGACATCATCACCAACATCAGCTTAAAGGACTTGGTTAGTTTTCATAAGAAGAAGAACGCAATTGCGACTGTGGCGCTTGCTTCTGGGTTTGTAGTCAGAGTTGGCTTAGCTGACCTTGAAAAAGAGGGTAAAATGCGGGGATTCGTGGAGAAACCCACATTAGAAAAGCCTGTAAGCATCGGCATCGTGGCTTTTAAAGGAGAGGTCTTGAAAGATGCACAAAAATTGGCTGAAGAGAAACGAACGATGGATTTGATGGGAGACATAATTCCTCACCTGATACAAATGAGTAAACCTGTATATGGATTTGTGTCCGACGCTTTTTGGTATGATGTTGGCAGCGCCGAAGCTTACGAAAAACTGGATAAAAAGAAAGTGAAAGACACTATGTCTTTCTTGTTTTAG
- a CDS encoding transcriptional regulator has translation MVSKDQGIGGLIFLVCVIIAIGYTLGLFWLGEPLGDNSWTLSFWLITIPVYLAFILILGIGAWIGWTMATTPPPKPIEEIEAEEQKEK, from the coding sequence ATGGTAAGTAAAGATCAAGGAATTGGCGGCTTAATCTTCCTCGTATGCGTTATCATAGCCATCGGCTACACCCTAGGGCTCTTCTGGCTAGGAGAGCCTCTTGGCGACAATTCTTGGACACTGTCATTTTGGCTCATCACAATCCCAGTGTATCTCGCATTCATACTTATCCTCGGTATTGGCGCTTGGATAGGTTGGACTATGGCGACTACCCCTCCGCCAAAACCAATTGAAGAAATTGAAGCCGAAGAGCAAAAAGAAAAATAG
- a CDS encoding adenosylhomocysteinase gives MPEFKVKDPSLSSKGDLLTEWASMHMPVLNQIKKRFEKEKPLEGIQLGASLHVTKETAVLMDTLLAGGADTALCGSNPLSTQDEVAAAIAEKGINVYAWREQTTEEYYWCVERVIDHNPFITIDDGADLVGTIHSKRTEAIPNIKGGTEETTTGVVRLRAMAKSGALKYPIIAVNDAYTKYLFDNRYGTGQSTLDGILRATSILLAGKNFVVAGYGWCGRGLALRAKGMGANVVVTETNPTRALEAVMDGFRVMSMEKATEIGDIFITVTGNKSVIRKEHMEKMKDGAILANSGHFDVEITIPELENMSAAKRKIRPNLEEYQLRDGRKLYLLGEGRLVNLAAAEGHPSEVMDMSFANQALCIEHLVKEPKLEPKVYNVPKEIDELVASLKLRAMKVEIDRLTEEQREYLASWEAGTI, from the coding sequence ATGCCTGAATTCAAAGTTAAAGATCCAAGTCTCTCATCTAAGGGAGATCTTCTAACAGAATGGGCTTCAATGCACATGCCCGTGCTAAATCAGATTAAAAAACGATTTGAAAAAGAAAAACCCCTCGAAGGCATACAACTAGGGGCCTCCCTCCACGTAACAAAAGAAACCGCCGTTCTCATGGACACCCTCCTAGCAGGCGGCGCAGACACAGCTCTCTGCGGCTCAAACCCATTATCCACCCAAGACGAAGTTGCAGCAGCCATAGCAGAAAAAGGCATAAACGTTTACGCTTGGAGAGAACAAACAACCGAAGAATACTACTGGTGCGTTGAAAGAGTCATAGACCACAATCCCTTCATAACCATTGATGACGGCGCTGATCTGGTTGGCACAATTCACTCCAAAAGAACCGAAGCCATACCAAACATTAAAGGCGGAACCGAAGAAACCACCACTGGGGTCGTGCGGCTACGAGCAATGGCAAAGTCGGGAGCACTAAAATATCCAATAATAGCCGTAAATGACGCTTATACGAAGTATCTTTTCGACAACCGCTACGGAACAGGACAAAGTACCCTCGACGGGATCTTAAGGGCAACCAGCATTCTACTTGCGGGCAAAAACTTTGTCGTAGCCGGGTATGGATGGTGTGGACGCGGATTAGCGCTGAGAGCGAAGGGCATGGGCGCCAATGTAGTTGTGACAGAAACTAATCCGACAAGAGCATTAGAGGCTGTTATGGACGGCTTCCGAGTAATGTCCATGGAAAAAGCTACAGAAATAGGCGATATCTTCATTACAGTCACGGGAAACAAAAGCGTAATCCGCAAAGAACACATGGAAAAAATGAAAGATGGCGCAATACTGGCTAACAGTGGACACTTCGACGTAGAAATAACCATTCCCGAACTAGAAAACATGTCTGCTGCAAAAAGGAAAATTCGACCAAACTTGGAGGAGTACCAGTTGCGAGATGGAAGAAAACTGTATTTGCTTGGTGAGGGAAGACTCGTCAACTTAGCCGCTGCAGAAGGTCATCCCTCAGAAGTTATGGACATGTCTTTCGCAAACCAAGCCCTCTGCATAGAGCATCTAGTCAAAGAACCCAAGCTTGAGCCTAAGGTCTACAACGTCCCAAAAGAAATAGATGAACTTGTCGCTAGTCTTAAGCTAAGAGCGATGAAAGTGGAAATAGACAGGCTGACGGAAGAACAGAGGGAATATCTTGCCAGTTGGGAAGCTGGAACAATCTAA
- a CDS encoding amidohydrolase, translating to MNLIIEGGTIVTVSRRGTLKNGAIVIEGDKIVEVGKTDKLKPKYRRYEKINAKNKVVIPGLINTHHHAAMSILRGYADDLDLKTWLEKRIWPVEKCMTSRDIYAGALLTAVESIMGGTTTINTMYHYTDKYNEAQAFAEASLRGVVGHVCFSWRKKHDRKALESLVRTWHNKKGGLIRVSVDPHAPYTVDSDYMGKLRVFTQELNEKYASHNSPIIWHIHVAETSDEPRKTRQAFNVDVKGGVVEYLDALGVLSCDVVAAHCVHLTKKDVEILRNRRVKVAHNPVSNLKLASGISPVQQLLKKGVTVSLGTDSSCSNNSSDMFEVMKVAALLHKGISRDPTVLSAEQILRMATINGAKALCWNREIGSIERGKKADLAIVDFKKPHLTPVYNETSHLVYSAKNADVDTVIINGKIVMENRKIKTVNVDKVMALVEKTKYSLLERVDKSP from the coding sequence ATGAATTTGATTATAGAAGGTGGAACAATAGTCACTGTGAGCCGTAGAGGCACGTTAAAAAATGGTGCAATAGTTATCGAAGGTGACAAAATAGTTGAAGTAGGAAAAACAGACAAGCTAAAGCCAAAGTATCGCCGCTACGAAAAAATCAACGCAAAAAACAAAGTTGTTATTCCCGGCTTGATAAACACGCACCACCACGCCGCCATGAGCATCCTAAGAGGCTACGCAGACGATTTAGACCTCAAGACATGGCTGGAAAAACGGATATGGCCCGTCGAAAAATGCATGACAAGCCGAGACATCTACGCGGGCGCCTTACTAACCGCTGTCGAGTCCATCATGGGCGGCACAACAACCATCAACACCATGTATCACTACACTGACAAATACAACGAGGCACAGGCCTTCGCAGAAGCAAGTCTACGAGGCGTGGTTGGTCATGTGTGTTTTTCGTGGCGAAAAAAACATGACAGGAAAGCCTTAGAATCTCTGGTTAGAACTTGGCACAACAAAAAAGGCGGTCTTATACGAGTCAGCGTGGACCCTCACGCCCCTTACACCGTGGACTCAGACTACATGGGAAAGCTAAGGGTGTTTACGCAGGAACTGAACGAAAAATATGCATCACATAACTCGCCCATAATCTGGCACATTCACGTAGCTGAAACATCCGATGAACCGAGAAAGACTAGGCAGGCTTTCAATGTTGATGTCAAAGGTGGAGTGGTAGAGTATCTTGATGCTTTAGGTGTTCTTTCCTGCGATGTAGTGGCGGCTCACTGCGTCCACCTCACAAAGAAAGATGTGGAAATTTTGAGAAATCGAAGGGTAAAAGTCGCTCACAACCCCGTGTCAAACTTAAAACTCGCTTCAGGCATAAGTCCAGTTCAGCAGCTTTTAAAGAAAGGCGTGACGGTGAGTCTTGGCACAGATAGCTCCTGCTCCAACAACAGCTCAGACATGTTCGAAGTTATGAAAGTTGCGGCTTTGCTCCATAAAGGAATAAGCAGAGACCCAACAGTGTTATCTGCCGAACAAATTTTACGTATGGCAACCATCAACGGCGCCAAAGCACTATGTTGGAATAGAGAGATTGGCTCAATAGAACGCGGCAAAAAAGCGGACTTGGCGATAGTTGACTTCAAAAAGCCCCACCTGACGCCAGTATACAACGAAACAAGCCATCTTGTTTACTCAGCCAAAAACGCGGATGTGGACACGGTCATTATAAACGGCAAAATTGTGATGGAAAACAGAAAAATCAAAACCGTGAATGTAGACAAGGTTATGGCACTGGTGGAAAAGACTAAGTATAGTCTCCTAGAACGCGTGGATAAAAGCCCTTAA
- a CDS encoding aminoglycoside phosphotransferase family protein, protein MAKSEKERIVILRESLEAYLSSVFGKDVDIVYVDELGKEKKQKPLKEGKEVDLKGFGYGTPYLIVLNVGGQMKKIVLETMRPGGGFGHDYSSDRAGILLWQHSAFNKLSNHVRSVDVGAFTKRHSLKSLGDCDEFFIVTEFVEGKLYHEDLDRLKMFKQLVPLDLERCRALSDYLVEIHKVKSDKTELYIRRIRDLVGHGECIMGLVDSYLAGLGYISEEDLVAIEKRCVEWRWKLKQCTRRLAQVHGDYHPWNILFHKNADFTVLDRSRGEWGEPADDVSAMTINYLFYSLQTYGRLEKSFETLFNIFWKNYLDKTGDEEILSIIQPFFAWRGLVVASPVWYPNLPEQVRAKLFNFIRNVLETEKLDLKNVNAYFNL, encoded by the coding sequence ATGGCGAAGAGTGAAAAAGAGAGAATTGTGATTCTGCGGGAAAGTTTGGAAGCATATCTTTCGTCAGTGTTCGGCAAAGACGTCGACATCGTTTACGTTGATGAGCTGGGTAAAGAAAAGAAGCAAAAACCTTTGAAAGAGGGGAAGGAAGTTGACTTGAAAGGCTTCGGCTATGGAACTCCCTACCTTATAGTCTTAAACGTCGGAGGGCAGATGAAAAAGATAGTTTTAGAAACGATGCGTCCCGGCGGCGGTTTCGGCCACGACTATTCCAGTGACCGCGCTGGGATTCTGCTTTGGCAACATTCTGCCTTCAACAAGCTGTCTAACCATGTGCGTTCGGTAGATGTGGGGGCCTTTACGAAAAGACACAGCTTAAAGTCTCTCGGTGACTGCGACGAGTTCTTTATCGTTACAGAGTTTGTGGAAGGCAAGCTTTACCATGAAGACCTGGACAGGCTTAAAATGTTCAAGCAACTCGTGCCGTTGGATTTAGAGCGCTGCAGAGCCCTTTCTGACTATCTGGTTGAGATTCACAAGGTTAAGAGCGACAAAACGGAGCTTTACATTCGACGAATCCGCGACCTCGTAGGTCACGGAGAATGCATAATGGGGTTGGTGGACAGCTACCTGGCTGGTCTAGGCTATATTAGCGAGGAGGACTTGGTGGCGATTGAGAAGCGCTGTGTAGAATGGAGGTGGAAACTGAAACAATGCACTCGTAGGCTGGCGCAGGTGCATGGAGACTATCATCCTTGGAACATACTTTTCCACAAAAATGCTGATTTTACTGTTCTTGACCGTAGCCGTGGGGAGTGGGGTGAGCCCGCGGATGACGTTAGCGCCATGACAATTAACTACCTATTTTACAGCTTGCAGACATACGGACGACTGGAGAAATCCTTCGAGACACTCTTCAACATATTCTGGAAGAACTATTTAGATAAGACGGGCGACGAAGAGATTTTGAGCATCATTCAGCCTTTCTTTGCTTGGCGTGGTTTGGTTGTTGCTTCACCAGTTTGGTATCCAAATCTGCCAGAGCAGGTGAGAGCTAAGCTTTTCAACTTTATTCGAAATGTGCTTGAGACCGAAAAACTAGACTTGAAAAATGTTAACGCCTATTTCAATCTATAA
- a CDS encoding methyltransferase domain-containing protein has protein sequence MSAKKGWNIISKAYQSSVRISLVDVHYGPISPGETELKLLGDVEGKDILEVGCGGGQNAIVLAKWGARSVGLDISEEQIKYARRLARKHTVRVQFYVGNMEGMDMLNDESFDIVLSSCAIGYSENYGQAFSEAFRVLRRGGLFVFCVVHPIANRGRAVKYGRRKMWGIGSYFDRRRRTWTWKFDGTAAKFCGYHRTLQDYFNSLVSAGFIVEKILEPEPYPLTKMTEEEKQKIPYYWEGSEKEYDTWRRVPYILIFKARKSLK, from the coding sequence ATGTCAGCTAAGAAAGGATGGAACATCATTTCCAAGGCTTATCAATCATCTGTCAGGATTTCTCTTGTTGATGTACATTATGGTCCAATTTCTCCTGGAGAAACAGAATTGAAATTACTTGGAGATGTGGAAGGAAAGGACATTCTAGAGGTTGGTTGCGGAGGGGGACAAAATGCAATAGTATTAGCCAAGTGGGGTGCTAGATCTGTTGGTTTGGACATTTCTGAGGAGCAGATAAAGTATGCTAGAAGACTTGCTAGAAAACACACGGTGAGAGTTCAATTCTATGTTGGAAACATGGAGGGCATGGACATGTTAAATGATGAGAGCTTTGATATTGTTCTTTCTTCTTGTGCCATAGGCTATTCAGAGAATTATGGGCAAGCTTTTAGTGAAGCTTTCAGGGTGTTGAGAAGGGGTGGACTGTTTGTTTTTTGTGTGGTTCACCCAATCGCTAATAGAGGAAGAGCCGTAAAATATGGTAGGAGAAAAATGTGGGGCATAGGTAGCTATTTTGATAGAAGAAGACGAACTTGGACATGGAAATTCGACGGAACAGCTGCCAAATTCTGTGGCTATCATAGAACACTCCAAGACTATTTCAACTCACTTGTGTCTGCGGGCTTTATTGTTGAGAAGATACTTGAACCTGAACCCTATCCCCTCACAAAAATGACAGAAGAAGAAAAACAGAAGATTCCATACTATTGGGAAGGTTCAGAAAAGGAATATGATACATGGAGAAGGGTGCCTTACATCTTAATCTTCAAAGCCAGAAAATCTCTGAAGTAG
- a CDS encoding class I SAM-dependent methyltransferase — translation MMWEEYYSVLGQLPDWLRKPVPFVVEAMRLFRECRAQVFLDLGCGMGRNSIYLAKEGFDVVGVDISKSALRKTKTWSRIEGISNVAVLCASMTHLPFVDQVFHVVISVSVIHHAIKEDIEKAIEEIHKVLKDEGLLLANFLSVEDYRYGLGLKIEEGTFRILEEFGGFEELHHFFSHKEVLTLLAEFKGINIESVQSGKKERPNRYWKIIAKK, via the coding sequence ATGATGTGGGAAGAATACTATTCAGTTTTGGGTCAACTTCCTGATTGGCTCAGGAAACCTGTTCCTTTTGTTGTAGAAGCCATGCGTCTGTTCAGGGAATGTCGAGCGCAAGTATTTCTTGATTTAGGATGTGGTATGGGTAGGAATTCCATTTACTTGGCTAAGGAGGGTTTTGACGTTGTTGGAGTTGACATTTCAAAGAGTGCTCTAAGGAAGACCAAGACTTGGTCTAGGATTGAGGGAATTTCGAATGTAGCAGTATTGTGTGCGTCAATGACTCATTTGCCATTTGTTGACCAAGTATTTCATGTAGTAATAAGTGTAAGCGTTATCCATCATGCTATAAAGGAAGATATTGAAAAAGCAATAGAAGAGATTCACAAAGTTCTAAAGGATGAAGGCTTGCTTTTGGCTAATTTCCTGTCCGTAGAGGATTATCGATATGGCTTAGGTCTGAAAATCGAAGAAGGGACATTCCGAATTTTGGAAGAGTTTGGGGGATTTGAAGAACTGCATCATTTCTTCTCACATAAGGAAGTTTTAACTCTTCTAGCAGAATTTAAGGGGATTAATATAGAATCAGTTCAAAGCGGGAAAAAAGAACGACCAAATAGATATTGGAAAATCATTGCGAAAAAATGA
- a CDS encoding adenylyl-sulfate kinase — MEKGWCVWVTGLPGSGKSIVTNLLLEKLKSLNNYAQIVSIDMIRQYATPQPTYSEKERATVYGALVFTAKMLTENGVNVIIDATANRRLFREQARQVILRFIEAYLECPLEVCMRREAKRKNTYLAPADIYKKAEEGRSFTVPGVGVPYEEPLNPEIKVDSSRLSAEECAEKILAAVQKHFDIKFAKP; from the coding sequence TTGGAGAAGGGGTGGTGTGTTTGGGTTACTGGGTTGCCGGGAAGCGGCAAATCCATCGTAACCAATCTGCTGCTGGAAAAGCTGAAGTCTCTAAACAACTATGCTCAAATAGTCTCCATAGACATGATACGCCAATATGCCACTCCACAGCCAACGTATTCTGAAAAAGAACGTGCCACAGTATATGGTGCGCTGGTTTTCACTGCGAAAATGCTAACCGAAAACGGTGTCAATGTCATAATCGACGCTACAGCTAATCGCCGCCTATTCCGGGAACAAGCAAGACAAGTCATTCTCCGTTTCATCGAAGCCTACCTTGAATGCCCTCTTGAAGTTTGTATGCGCCGGGAAGCGAAGCGCAAAAACACCTATTTGGCGCCGGCTGACATTTACAAGAAAGCTGAAGAAGGCAGATCCTTCACAGTGCCTGGTGTCGGTGTTCCCTACGAGGAGCCGCTTAATCCAGAGATAAAAGTTGATTCTTCAAGGCTTTCAGCAGAAGAATGTGCCGAAAAAATTTTAGCTGCAGTCCAGAAACACTTTGACATAAAATTTGCAAAGCCGTAA
- a CDS encoding DUF4114 domain-containing protein: protein MRKIVITKGLVVIAFIMLILPSMSASAIPRLETEVKTIASGTAIAPKIEKAETVGELTLQEWFDANGYAINVTEDELEIETFEAGYCQITILAEIAGYAPSNNLSWYPASSSDLHLIFSEVNSTGDTIVFKATETFGLCLGTPDGVLYNETTFQLFYTETNRNLDEFDHALVFVNPNLPGGYIIVWEDLWEGGDMDFQDMILAVTPVIEAQVCICPFTLNLKSRGKWITGFIKLPRNYHVEDIDVSTITLNGTIPAEPKPIAIFDFDCVGFKVLMVKFNRMAAIEYVKNAIVIDGNTSKWVKITLTVSGNLFNGQAFEGSTKIRIIHFPRCITCEASVLQTKA from the coding sequence ATGAGAAAAATTGTGATTACTAAAGGTCTTGTAGTAATTGCATTCATAATGTTGATTCTGCCATCCATGTCCGCTTCAGCAATTCCTAGATTAGAAACGGAGGTCAAAACAATCGCTTCAGGGACAGCGATAGCTCCTAAGATTGAAAAGGCGGAAACAGTCGGAGAACTGACCTTACAAGAATGGTTCGACGCAAACGGATATGCCATCAACGTAACTGAGGACGAACTAGAAATTGAAACATTCGAAGCAGGATATTGCCAAATCACTATTTTAGCAGAAATTGCAGGATATGCACCTTCAAACAATTTAAGCTGGTATCCAGCATCCTCAAGCGATTTACATCTGATCTTTTCAGAAGTCAACAGCACTGGAGACACAATAGTCTTCAAAGCAACGGAAACCTTCGGATTATGTTTAGGCACTCCAGACGGAGTGCTTTACAACGAAACAACGTTTCAATTATTCTATACTGAGACAAACCGCAACCTAGACGAGTTTGACCATGCCTTAGTCTTTGTCAATCCTAACTTACCGGGCGGGTACATAATTGTCTGGGAGGACCTGTGGGAAGGTGGCGATATGGACTTTCAAGACATGATTCTAGCAGTTACTCCTGTCATTGAAGCTCAAGTTTGTATTTGCCCCTTCACGTTGAACTTGAAAAGCAGGGGAAAATGGATAACAGGGTTTATCAAGTTGCCTCGAAACTATCATGTTGAAGATATAGATGTTTCCACGATAACGCTGAATGGTACGATTCCTGCTGAACCAAAACCTATTGCGATTTTCGACTTTGATTGTGTTGGCTTTAAAGTACTTATGGTAAAATTCAACAGAATGGCTGCCATAGAATACGTCAAGAACGCAATAGTTATAGATGGAAATACTTCGAAATGGGTTAAGATTACATTGACGGTCTCTGGAAATCTCTTCAACGGTCAAGCCTTCGAAGGAAGCACCAAAATTCGAATTATCCACTTTCCAAGATGTATCACATGCGAAGCTAGCGTTTTACAAACCAAAGCTTAA
- a CDS encoding SLC13 family permease encodes MEPTIIIIFILIYLLTILLSATEVVSMSIAALSGALLTAWFGLQYGVFNYEEAVGFIDVRLLGLIMGTMIVVEVAEKSGLFRFGALYAVKLSKGNPGRLFVSICIISAVVSMFLSDPTAMLLMAAATVTISKLLNYDPIPYFLSATIMINLGGTSTLIGSTSNMVIGVASEMTFTDFISYLLMCEVALWALTIFALYMLFKPRLGKKKALPEYNPWQSIENKKLFYQSIFTLVLLVFLFLILGNLGVGPEAVALGCAILALVLSNSDPAQIFKGLDWETLVFIAGFMFIVGGIQKTEILNVMSEQLFLLVGGSPLNTTLTTLWFSGLASAVVSNVAIALTFVPIIAKFSALNPTLRPPVSSALVLGTNLGGATTPLSGSVCMMAIGALKREGISMSFSEFTKIGLITSILQLGVSSLYLIWRFTLLGG; translated from the coding sequence ATGGAGCCAACAATAATAATAATTTTCATCCTCATCTATCTGCTAACAATCCTTCTTTCAGCTACCGAAGTTGTTTCTATGTCCATCGCAGCCTTAAGCGGAGCATTGCTCACTGCATGGTTTGGGCTGCAATACGGAGTGTTCAATTATGAAGAAGCTGTAGGCTTCATAGACGTAAGACTTCTTGGTCTAATAATGGGTACAATGATTGTAGTGGAAGTGGCTGAAAAAAGTGGTTTATTTCGCTTTGGAGCATTGTACGCCGTTAAACTTTCGAAAGGAAACCCGGGCAGACTATTCGTCTCTATCTGCATAATCTCTGCAGTTGTTTCTATGTTTCTCAGCGACCCAACAGCAATGTTGCTTATGGCTGCGGCTACAGTGACGATAAGTAAACTTCTTAATTATGACCCTATACCCTATTTTCTCTCAGCAACTATTATGATAAACCTTGGCGGCACGAGCACGTTAATCGGCTCAACAAGTAACATGGTAATCGGCGTTGCTTCAGAAATGACCTTTACAGACTTCATCAGCTATCTATTAATGTGCGAAGTTGCCTTGTGGGCACTAACAATTTTTGCACTTTACATGCTTTTCAAGCCAAGATTGGGAAAGAAAAAAGCTCTTCCAGAATACAATCCTTGGCAGAGCATAGAAAACAAGAAACTTTTCTATCAATCCATCTTCACCCTTGTCCTTTTGGTATTCCTTTTCTTGATATTAGGAAACTTGGGGGTCGGCCCTGAAGCTGTTGCTCTAGGCTGCGCCATCCTAGCATTAGTTCTCAGCAATTCGGATCCAGCACAAATCTTCAAGGGACTCGACTGGGAAACACTGGTTTTCATCGCAGGTTTCATGTTCATAGTAGGAGGCATACAGAAGACCGAGATTCTAAACGTCATGTCAGAACAACTTTTTCTACTGGTTGGCGGCAGCCCATTGAACACGACCCTTACAACCTTGTGGTTCAGCGGACTTGCAAGCGCCGTGGTAAGCAATGTCGCTATTGCCTTAACATTCGTGCCGATTATTGCAAAATTTTCAGCCTTAAACCCAACTCTTCGTCCACCAGTTTCATCAGCGCTCGTTCTTGGAACAAATCTTGGAGGCGCCACCACACCGTTAAGCGGTTCTGTCTGCATGATGGCCATAGGTGCTCTAAAACGCGAAGGAATCTCAATGAGCTTTAGCGAATTCACCAAGATAGGTTTGATAACGTCAATCCTTCAATTAGGCGTCTCTAGCCTTTATCTCATTTGGAGGTTTACACTATTAGGAGGGTAA